In Peromyscus eremicus chromosome 15, PerEre_H2_v1, whole genome shotgun sequence, a genomic segment contains:
- the Nectin4 gene encoding nectin-4 isoform X2: protein MPLSLGAEMWGPEAWLLLLFLASFTGRCPAGELETSDLVTVVLGQDAKLPCFYRGDPDEQVGQVAWARVDPNEGPRELALLHSKYGLHVSPAYEDRVEQPPPPRDPLDGSVLLRNAVQADEGEYECRVSTFPAGSFQARMRLRVLVPPLPSLNPGPPLEEGQGLTLAASCTAEGSPAPSVTWDTEVKGTQSSRSFKHSRSAAVTSEFHLVPSRSMNGQPLTCVVSHPGLLQDQRITLTLQVAFLAEASVRGLEDQNLWHVGREGATLKCLSEGQPPPSYNWTRLDGPLPSGVRAKGDTLGFPRLTPEHSGVYVCHVSNELSSRDSQVTVEVLDPQDPGKQVDLVSASVVVVGVIAALLFCLLVVVVVLMSRYHRRKAQQMTQKYEEELTLTRENSIRRLHSHHTDPRSQSEEPEGRSYSTLTTVREIETQTELLSPGSGRTDEEEDQDEGIKQAMNHFVQENGTLRAKPTGNGIYINGRGHLV, encoded by the exons GCCGATGCCCCGCGGGTGAGCTGGAGACCTCGGACTTAGTGACAGTGGTGCTGGGCCAGGACGCAAAATTGCCCTGCTTCTACCGAGGGGATCCGGATGAGCAGGTGGGGCAAGTGGCATGGGCTCGGGTGGACCCAAACGAGGGCCCCCGGGAGCTGGCCCTACTGCACTCCAAATACGGGCTTCATGTGAGCCCCGCCTATGAGGACCGCGTGGAGCAACCACCGCCCCCACGAGACCCTCTGGACGGCTCCGTGCTCCTGCGCAACGCTGTGCAAGCTGATGAGGGCGAGTATGAGTGCAGAGTCAGCACCTTCCCGGCTGGCAGCTTCCAGGCACGCATGCGGCTCCGTGTTCTGG TGCCTCCCCTGCCTTCACTGAATCCTGGCCCACCACTAGAAGAGGGACAAGGCCTGACACTGGCAGCCTCTTGCACTGCAGAGGGCAGCCCAGCTCCCAGTGTGACCTGGGACACAGAGGTCAAAGGCACACAGTCCAGCCGCTCCTTCAAGCACTCCCGCTCAGCGGCTGTCACTTCAGAATTTCACCTGGTGCCTAGCCGAAGCATGAATGGGCAGCCACTTACCTGTGTGGTGTCTCACCCTGGCCTGCTCCAGGACCAGAGAATCACCCTCACCCTCCAAGTGGCCT TCCTTGCAGAGGCCTCCGTGAGGGGCCTTGAGGACCAGAACTTGTGGCACGTTGGCCGAGAAGGAGCTACACTGAAATGCCTGAGTGAAGGACAGCCCCCTCCCTCGTACAACTGGACACG GCTGGATGGACCTCTGCCTAGTGGGGTGCGAGCGAAAGGGGACACTCTGGGCTTTCCCCGACTGACTCCTGAGCACAGTGGCGTCTACGTCTGCCATGTCAGCAATGAACTTTCCTCGAGGGATTCTCAGGTCACCGTGGAAGTTCTTG ACCCTCAAGATCCAGGGAAGCAAGTGGACCTCGTGTCGGcctcagtggtggtggtgggtgtgatCGCTGCGCTCTTGTTCTGcctcctggtggtggtggtggtcctcATGTCCCGGTATCACCGGCGGAAAGCGCAGCAGATGACCCAGAAATA TGAGGAGGAGCTGACTTTGACCAGGGAGAACTCCATCCGGAGGCTGCATTCTCACCATACGGACCCTAGGAGCCAG AGTGAAGAGCCAGAGGGCCGTAGCTACTCCACGTTGACCACAGTGAGGGAGATAGAAACACAGACGGAACTGCTGTCTCCAGGCTCTGGGAGGACAGACGAGGAGGAGGATCAGGATGAAGGCATCAAACAGGCCATGAACCATTTTGTTCAGGAGAATGGGACCCTGAGGGCCAAACCCACAGGCAATGGCATCTACATCAATGGGCGAGGGCACCTGGTCTGA
- the Nectin4 gene encoding nectin-4 isoform X1 — translation MPLSLGAEMWGPEAWLLLLFLASFTGRCPAGELETSDLVTVVLGQDAKLPCFYRGDPDEQVGQVAWARVDPNEGPRELALLHSKYGLHVSPAYEDRVEQPPPPRDPLDGSVLLRNAVQADEGEYECRVSTFPAGSFQARMRLRVLVPPLPSLNPGPPLEEGQGLTLAASCTAEGSPAPSVTWDTEVKGTQSSRSFKHSRSAAVTSEFHLVPSRSMNGQPLTCVVSHPGLLQDQRITLTLQVAFLAEASVRGLEDQNLWHVGREGATLKCLSEGQPPPSYNWTRLDGPLPSGVRAKGDTLGFPRLTPEHSGVYVCHVSNELSSRDSQVTVEVLDPQDPGKQVDLVSASVVVVGVIAALLFCLLVVVVVLMSRYHRRKAQQMTQKYEEELTLTRENSIRRLHSHHTDPRSQPEESVGLRAEGHPDSLKDNSSCSVMSEEPEGRSYSTLTTVREIETQTELLSPGSGRTDEEEDQDEGIKQAMNHFVQENGTLRAKPTGNGIYINGRGHLV, via the exons GCCGATGCCCCGCGGGTGAGCTGGAGACCTCGGACTTAGTGACAGTGGTGCTGGGCCAGGACGCAAAATTGCCCTGCTTCTACCGAGGGGATCCGGATGAGCAGGTGGGGCAAGTGGCATGGGCTCGGGTGGACCCAAACGAGGGCCCCCGGGAGCTGGCCCTACTGCACTCCAAATACGGGCTTCATGTGAGCCCCGCCTATGAGGACCGCGTGGAGCAACCACCGCCCCCACGAGACCCTCTGGACGGCTCCGTGCTCCTGCGCAACGCTGTGCAAGCTGATGAGGGCGAGTATGAGTGCAGAGTCAGCACCTTCCCGGCTGGCAGCTTCCAGGCACGCATGCGGCTCCGTGTTCTGG TGCCTCCCCTGCCTTCACTGAATCCTGGCCCACCACTAGAAGAGGGACAAGGCCTGACACTGGCAGCCTCTTGCACTGCAGAGGGCAGCCCAGCTCCCAGTGTGACCTGGGACACAGAGGTCAAAGGCACACAGTCCAGCCGCTCCTTCAAGCACTCCCGCTCAGCGGCTGTCACTTCAGAATTTCACCTGGTGCCTAGCCGAAGCATGAATGGGCAGCCACTTACCTGTGTGGTGTCTCACCCTGGCCTGCTCCAGGACCAGAGAATCACCCTCACCCTCCAAGTGGCCT TCCTTGCAGAGGCCTCCGTGAGGGGCCTTGAGGACCAGAACTTGTGGCACGTTGGCCGAGAAGGAGCTACACTGAAATGCCTGAGTGAAGGACAGCCCCCTCCCTCGTACAACTGGACACG GCTGGATGGACCTCTGCCTAGTGGGGTGCGAGCGAAAGGGGACACTCTGGGCTTTCCCCGACTGACTCCTGAGCACAGTGGCGTCTACGTCTGCCATGTCAGCAATGAACTTTCCTCGAGGGATTCTCAGGTCACCGTGGAAGTTCTTG ACCCTCAAGATCCAGGGAAGCAAGTGGACCTCGTGTCGGcctcagtggtggtggtgggtgtgatCGCTGCGCTCTTGTTCTGcctcctggtggtggtggtggtcctcATGTCCCGGTATCACCGGCGGAAAGCGCAGCAGATGACCCAGAAATA TGAGGAGGAGCTGACTTTGACCAGGGAGAACTCCATCCGGAGGCTGCATTCTCACCATACGGACCCTAGGAGCCAG CCGGAGGAGAGTGTAGGGCTGAGAGCGGAGGGCCACCCTGATAGTCTCAAGGACAACAGTAGCTGCTCTGTGATG AGTGAAGAGCCAGAGGGCCGTAGCTACTCCACGTTGACCACAGTGAGGGAGATAGAAACACAGACGGAACTGCTGTCTCCAGGCTCTGGGAGGACAGACGAGGAGGAGGATCAGGATGAAGGCATCAAACAGGCCATGAACCATTTTGTTCAGGAGAATGGGACCCTGAGGGCCAAACCCACAGGCAATGGCATCTACATCAATGGGCGAGGGCACCTGGTCTGA